Genomic DNA from Bacteroidota bacterium:
TCATACCAATACGCCAGTCCCCTGGCTCGCGCAGTTGTTGCTTCAATTCTGCGCCGAAGCCACGCATATCATTTCCACGCCCCCAGTTCTCGCGCCGTGCGCTGCCCTGGTAGCCGTAGCCACGGACATAGTCTTGGCGGCGGGTTTCGCTGTTAATATTTCTGAAGCGCGGGACGTAAAAGCCTGTTGGACGGTTGCCGTAATAGTAGCGGTCATCAAATCCATCAACCATTGCGTTGGCGCCTACCTTGAAGTGGTGATCCATCAGGTTATGGCCCAACTCACCGCTTGAATTGGCTAGCCCATCAGCAAACCGGTTGCTTTTGGAATTGAGCAGGATCTGCGTACTGCCAAGTGCAGAAGCGCACAGGAAGACCACCTTTGCCTTGAACTCCAGCACTTCGTTGGTCTCTGAATCAACAATGCGTACACCAGTAGCTTTGTCTCTAGTTTCGTCGTATATCACCTGCTGCACAATGCTGTAAGGCCGCAGGGTGAGGTTGCCGGTTGCAACCGCTGCGGGCAGCGTAGAGCTCTGGCTGCTAAAGTACGATCCGGTAGAACATCCTCGGATGCAAGGTCCGCAATAGTGGCATGCAGCACGGCCGGGTAACGCTTCTGTAAGGATAGCTACGCGACCAATGGTCAGGATACGCTCAGGGAAGTTCTTGATAATCTGTTCGCGGAGGTGTTTCTCCACAACGTTGAGCGGCATGCCTGGCTGAAACTGGCCATCGGGCAACTGGGGTAAACCCAATTTTTCGCCGCTGATGCCGGCAAATTTCTCTACGTAATCGTACCATGGCGCAATATCAGCATACCGAATAGGCCAGTCAACGCCATTACCGTCTTTCAGGTTGGCTTCAAAGTCGATGTCGCTCCACCGGTAGCAATGCCGGCCCCACATCAGGGAGCGCCCCCCAACATGGTTACCCCGGATCCAGGTAAACGGCTTATCTTCGATATAGGGGTTTTCCTTATCGTTGATAAACCAGTGCTCAGCTTCAGCCCGGAACTGCCCGGTACGCTTTTGTACGGCATAGTTTGCTTCAGCATTGGCACGGTTATACCTTCCGCGCATATTCAGCTCCCAGGGGGCTTTATGCTCAGTAATGTAATCGGTACTGTGTTCAACAGGCCGGCCCCTTTCGAGCAAAAGCGTTTTAAGGCCTTTTTCCGTTAACTCCTTGGCTGCCCATCCTCCAGAGATGCCTGAACCAACCACAATGGCGTCATAGCCCTCTGTCTCTTGGGAGATGTGTACGTTTTTCCTGGTCATGATTGTGATACTGCAGTTGCCTGGCAGCCAGAAGCTGCACTTGTCCTATTGGGTAAAAAATGATTGGGAAGGCTGTAGCTGGTCATGGCATCCAGGCATGGTGGTACGGATGCGATTGAAATGACAACAGCCCTTTCAAGGAGAAGATCGGACGTACTCAGACAAGCGACTTAAGGCTTGCCCGGCAACACAGGATCGGGCTAATAAACCTTCAACCTGTAACCTTCAACCTTCAACAACAAATAAACCAAGATTTATTTGTCTATAATCAAGAGTATGCGCGTCCAATTTCTTCGTAAGGGACATCACCGCGGTATTCACCAGCCGTGTGCACATACTTCAACTCCTGTGAAGCACCAATTTCGGAGGTATAATAGCCCAAAAGCGTCAATTGCTTGATCATGCTGAAGAAAGGGGTCTGGTCGCCGCTGGCGTCAGACAACGCAGCGTCTTCCATTTCGGTTAGGATGGCAACCTGCTGTTCTTCGGTGTTGTCTACAAACGTAGCACCGTTGATAGATTGTGCAACGCTATCAATCTCACCAAGCCCCGCGAGGAAATGGTCCCGATCGGCTACATCAAACCATTCGGTTAACATCAGGTCAGCAAATTCATGTACACGTGCTGCCCGTGCGCCCGGCGTATCCGTTTCGGGGATGATCAACTCAGAAATGGTGGCAACCAACTCCCCCTGCGTAGCGGACAACGTTTGGTAGGTATAGCCGCCAGC
This window encodes:
- a CDS encoding gluconate 2-dehydrogenase subunit 3 family protein, which produces MDRREALKRVGFLMGGTVSLSVASGILSGCQAPAAGGYTYQTLSATQGELVATISELIIPETDTPGARAARVHEFADLMLTEWFDVADRDHFLAGLGEIDSVAQSINGATFVDNTEEQQVAILTEMEDAALSDASGDQTPFFSMIKQLTLLGYYTSEIGASQELKYVHTAGEYRGDVPYEEIGRAYS
- a CDS encoding GMC family oxidoreductase, whose product is MTRKNVHISQETEGYDAIVVGSGISGGWAAKELTEKGLKTLLLERGRPVEHSTDYITEHKAPWELNMRGRYNRANAEANYAVQKRTGQFRAEAEHWFINDKENPYIEDKPFTWIRGNHVGGRSLMWGRHCYRWSDIDFEANLKDGNGVDWPIRYADIAPWYDYVEKFAGISGEKLGLPQLPDGQFQPGMPLNVVEKHLREQIIKNFPERILTIGRVAILTEALPGRAACHYCGPCIRGCSTGSYFSSQSSTLPAAVATGNLTLRPYSIVQQVIYDETRDKATGVRIVDSETNEVLEFKAKVVFLCASALGSTQILLNSKSNRFADGLANSSGELGHNLMDHHFKVGANAMVDGFDDRYYYGNRPTGFYVPRFRNINSETRRQDYVRGYGYQGSARRENWGRGNDMRGFGAELKQQLREPGDWRIGMTAFGECLPRHGNYVRLDDAVTDKWGMPALRINAAWGANEFAMRRDMAQSAAEMLDAAGYRDVSTYDSYTEGGLGAEVGLGIHEMGTARMGRDPKTSVLNEWNQAHDVPNLYVTDGACMTSSGCQNPSITYMALTARAVDHAVSEMKKGNIS